One window of uncultured Methanoregula sp. genomic DNA carries:
- a CDS encoding response regulator, with protein MPPIPRILIVEDDEIIANLITTMLERKGYAVVGKVGSGEEAIRKAAELEPDLVIMDITLSGQLDGVAAARYIFQLFHYPIIFLTAHYDDTLLERAKESQPLGYILKPFTDKDLGSNVELALYNHTFRKKYLDAYPIGKPKKITEALDAILVLDTRGNIIFFNPYTPRLLDLPEKQILMHHWRDVLMLVNDQTSEELKDPVTEVVKQMLVIMHEFNTSIVTRTNKSRKVSVAVRPVKDDHHALIGVLMHIREKSLDQIKMAKII; from the coding sequence ATGCCGCCGATACCCCGAATTCTCATTGTGGAAGATGATGAAATCATCGCCAACCTGATCACAACGATGCTGGAGCGCAAGGGTTATGCGGTCGTCGGGAAGGTTGGCTCCGGCGAGGAAGCAATCCGGAAGGCTGCGGAGCTGGAGCCGGATCTCGTCATCATGGATATTACGCTCAGCGGACAACTTGACGGAGTGGCGGCAGCGAGATATATCTTCCAGCTCTTCCACTATCCGATCATCTTCCTGACCGCTCATTACGATGACACCCTGCTCGAACGTGCCAAAGAATCCCAGCCCCTCGGCTATATCCTCAAGCCCTTCACGGACAAGGACTTGGGATCAAACGTTGAACTCGCCCTCTACAATCATACGTTCCGAAAGAAGTACCTTGACGCATACCCGATTGGGAAGCCAAAAAAGATCACCGAAGCACTTGATGCGATCCTTGTCCTTGATACCAGGGGAAACATTATTTTTTTCAACCCCTATACCCCGCGACTTCTGGATCTCCCTGAGAAGCAGATCCTGATGCATCACTGGAGAGACGTACTCATGCTCGTCAATGACCAGACCAGTGAGGAACTGAAAGATCCCGTGACAGAAGTGGTAAAACAGATGCTTGTTATCATGCATGAGTTCAATACCTCCATAGTCACCCGGACCAACAAGAGCCGGAAGGTCAGCGTCGCGGTGCGCCCAGTCAAGGATGATCACCACGCACTCATCGGCGTATTAATGCATATCCGGGAAAAAAGTCTCGATCAGATAAAGATGGCAAAAATAATCTGA